A region of Flavobacterium album DNA encodes the following proteins:
- a CDS encoding lipocalin family protein → MKKMTMAAFAAAAFMAFSCSNDDSTPDVPLQGKWKLISVTSNRAFDGNGDGTPSTDILTELGSCYTDSYVEFGNINTIKTVTSTIPSEGTNCVTATDEGTYKFTPYNVQTTFVHDGIKTHTNYAKTGNLITLSVPALREIEVTVDGEIRHVAIDAKMVFRKE, encoded by the coding sequence ATGAAAAAAATGACAATGGCAGCTTTCGCAGCAGCCGCCTTCATGGCATTCTCATGTTCAAACGACGACAGCACTCCTGATGTGCCCCTACAAGGAAAATGGAAGCTTATATCAGTAACGAGTAACCGTGCTTTTGATGGCAATGGAGACGGAACACCCTCAACCGATATTCTTACTGAACTTGGATCCTGCTATACGGATTCGTATGTAGAATTCGGAAACATAAACACCATTAAAACCGTTACAAGCACAATTCCTTCAGAAGGAACGAATTGTGTCACTGCAACAGATGAAGGCACGTATAAATTTACTCCATATAATGTCCAGACAACTTTTGTTCATGATGGAATCAAAACACATACCAACTATGCTAAAACCGGCAATCTAATTACGCTATCCGTACCTGCCCTTCGCGAAATTGAAGTAACCGTAGACGGGGAAATAAGGCATGTCGCAATTGATGCCAAAATGGTATTCCGAAAAGAATAA
- the surE gene encoding 5'/3'-nucleotidase SurE, with product MKKKPLILVTNDDGISAPGIRALISVMKQIGDVVVVAPDSPQSGTGHAITINSTLYINKVNIDPDIETEYSCSGTPVDCVKFAVNEILHRKPDLCVSGVNHGSNSSINVIYSGTMSAAVEAGIEGIPAIGFSLLDYNWNADFESIKPFIKKITEQVLQNGLPEGVILNVNFPKLKEKDIKGIKVCRQAKAMWAESFDKRTNPMGRDYYWLGGKFVNLDNGEDTDEWALANGYISMVPVQFDLTAHHAIQGLNGWNLNKK from the coding sequence ATGAAGAAAAAACCATTGATATTAGTTACAAACGACGACGGTATATCCGCACCCGGGATACGGGCGCTTATATCGGTAATGAAACAGATTGGCGATGTGGTTGTGGTCGCACCCGACAGCCCGCAATCCGGCACAGGCCATGCCATCACCATCAACAGTACGCTTTATATCAACAAGGTAAACATCGACCCGGATATCGAAACCGAATACAGCTGCAGCGGAACACCGGTCGACTGTGTAAAGTTTGCCGTAAATGAGATACTGCACCGCAAGCCCGACCTGTGCGTGAGCGGTGTGAACCACGGTTCCAACTCTTCTATCAATGTGATCTATTCCGGTACAATGAGCGCCGCAGTGGAGGCCGGCATCGAGGGGATTCCCGCAATTGGGTTCTCTTTATTGGACTACAACTGGAATGCCGACTTTGAGTCCATAAAGCCCTTTATCAAAAAGATTACCGAGCAGGTGCTGCAGAACGGGCTGCCCGAAGGTGTGATCCTGAACGTGAATTTCCCTAAGCTGAAAGAGAAGGATATCAAAGGCATAAAAGTGTGCCGCCAGGCAAAAGCCATGTGGGCGGAGAGTTTTGACAAACGCACCAACCCAATGGGGCGCGATTATTACTGGCTGGGCGGAAAGTTCGTTAACCTTGACAACGGCGAAGATACCGACGAATGGGCTTTGGCTAATGGCTATATTTCTATGGTCCCGGTACAATTCGACCTGACAGCGCATCATGCAATACAGGGACTGAACGGGTGGAACCTTAACAAAAAATAG
- a CDS encoding carboxy terminal-processing peptidase, with translation MNAVIKFMKRNYKIVIVVAVLSVALWSFMPGKPKKANDPEKDKLLLELLTFVIEKGHYDPAAIDDTFSKGVYKDYLQQIDPSKRFFTQADIDEFSKYEDKIDDMINERDLTFFDLTNQRLLERIKESEGFYKEILAKPFDFTKNENFSVDYDKQPYVKNDAELKERWEKQLKLSVLSTITDKQKLQEEIAKKKTDKATEPQKSFADLEKEARESTLKSLNDYFSFMKDFKRDEWFSMYLNAIAERFDPHTYYFAPDDKEKFDTSMRGSLEGIGARLQKKGDYIEISELIPGGPAWRGKELEQGDLIMKVAQGTGDPVDIAGIRLDDVVKKIKGPKGTEVRLTVKKVDGSVKVIPIIREVVEIEETYAKSSVVNKDGKLYGIINLPKFYIDFENKDNRDAAKDVALEVERLKQQGVEGIIMDLRDNGGGSLKTVVEMAGLFIQDGPVVQVKSKEKKKEVLNDTDSRVQWDGPLVVLVNNFSASASEIFAAAIQDYHRGLILGSKHTYGKGTVQNIIDLNQFVRGNSLGDLGALKTTTQKYYRINGGSVQREGVYSDIIMPDRYSYIDMGERDTDNAMPYDKIDAANYKPVKNNFEGVIANSKRRMAANPQFKLMDENAKWVSEKKDDNTYSLNADKFKAEVVKMEETTKKFKALNDYKNSLKFEALPYEKAIFKKDPSLAEKKERWYESLSKDIYIEEALNILNDMQPKASGKSAANVQKPSLGKTR, from the coding sequence ATGAATGCCGTTATAAAGTTTATGAAAAGAAATTATAAAATAGTTATAGTTGTCGCTGTGCTTTCAGTGGCGCTATGGAGTTTTATGCCCGGTAAGCCTAAAAAAGCTAACGATCCCGAAAAGGATAAACTGCTTTTGGAGCTCCTGACATTTGTGATAGAGAAAGGCCACTACGACCCGGCAGCCATTGACGATACATTTTCGAAAGGCGTTTATAAAGATTACCTGCAGCAAATAGATCCTTCGAAGAGGTTCTTTACGCAGGCTGATATCGACGAGTTTTCAAAATACGAAGACAAAATCGATGATATGATAAACGAAAGGGACCTTACGTTTTTTGATCTTACCAACCAAAGGCTGTTGGAACGGATCAAGGAGTCTGAAGGCTTCTATAAAGAGATTCTTGCCAAGCCTTTCGACTTTACTAAAAACGAGAACTTTAGCGTAGACTACGATAAGCAGCCTTATGTAAAGAACGATGCCGAACTGAAAGAACGTTGGGAGAAGCAGCTGAAGCTGTCTGTGCTTTCGACAATTACCGATAAGCAAAAGCTGCAGGAAGAGATCGCAAAAAAGAAAACTGATAAGGCAACTGAACCGCAAAAGTCGTTTGCCGACCTTGAAAAAGAAGCACGTGAATCTACACTGAAGTCGCTTAATGATTACTTCAGCTTTATGAAAGACTTTAAACGTGACGAATGGTTCAGCATGTACCTGAACGCCATTGCAGAGCGTTTCGATCCGCATACTTACTACTTTGCACCGGACGATAAAGAGAAATTCGACACCAGCATGAGGGGCTCCCTTGAAGGTATTGGCGCCAGGCTGCAGAAAAAAGGAGATTATATCGAGATATCAGAACTGATACCCGGCGGCCCGGCATGGAGGGGTAAAGAGCTTGAGCAGGGCGACCTTATCATGAAAGTGGCGCAGGGCACAGGCGACCCGGTAGATATCGCAGGTATCCGCCTTGACGACGTGGTTAAAAAGATAAAAGGGCCAAAAGGTACTGAAGTGCGCCTTACTGTCAAAAAAGTAGACGGTTCAGTAAAAGTGATCCCGATAATAAGGGAAGTTGTAGAAATAGAAGAAACCTACGCAAAATCGAGCGTGGTGAATAAGGACGGTAAGCTGTACGGCATCATCAACCTTCCGAAATTCTACATCGACTTCGAAAATAAAGACAATCGTGATGCTGCAAAAGACGTTGCACTTGAAGTGGAAAGGCTGAAACAGCAGGGCGTTGAAGGCATTATCATGGACCTTAGGGATAATGGCGGCGGCTCTTTGAAAACCGTTGTAGAGATGGCCGGATTGTTCATCCAGGATGGACCTGTTGTCCAGGTAAAATCAAAAGAAAAGAAAAAAGAAGTGCTTAACGATACGGACTCAAGGGTTCAGTGGGACGGGCCTCTTGTGGTGCTTGTGAATAACTTCTCAGCATCAGCTTCAGAGATATTCGCGGCAGCAATACAGGATTACCATCGCGGGCTGATATTGGGCAGCAAACACACTTACGGTAAAGGTACTGTACAAAACATCATCGACCTGAACCAATTCGTAAGGGGTAATTCGCTGGGTGACCTTGGAGCGCTTAAGACCACTACACAGAAATACTACAGGATAAACGGCGGTTCTGTACAAAGGGAAGGTGTTTACAGTGACATTATTATGCCGGACAGGTATTCCTACATCGACATGGGCGAGCGCGATACCGACAATGCCATGCCGTATGATAAGATTGATGCAGCCAACTACAAGCCGGTGAAAAATAACTTTGAAGGCGTTATTGCCAACAGCAAAAGAAGGATGGCGGCGAACCCGCAATTCAAGCTGATGGATGAGAATGCAAAATGGGTGAGTGAGAAAAAAGACGATAACACGTACAGTCTTAACGCAGACAAATTTAAAGCTGAGGTTGTGAAAATGGAAGAAACAACCAAAAAATTCAAGGCGCTTAATGATTATAAAAACAGCCTGAAATTTGAAGCACTGCCTTACGAAAAAGCGATCTTCAAGAAAGACCCTTCACTGGCGGAGAAGAAAGAAAGATGGTATGAAAGTTTGTCTAAAGATATATATATAGAAGAAGCGCTGAATATCCTTAACGATATGCAGCCAAAAGCTTCAGGTAAAAGTGCGGCCAATGTTCAGAAGCCGTCACTTGGCAAAACAAGGTAA